The following coding sequences lie in one Paroedura picta isolate Pp20150507F chromosome 10, Ppicta_v3.0, whole genome shotgun sequence genomic window:
- the ABHD18 gene encoding protein ABHD18 isoform X2: MGVSKLDVLYRRLLLTKLFIQGWGRPEDLKRIFEFRKIIGNREKCQTLVSRDYPVHINKVEEQSDCKILNGHFISPLAHYVPDIMPMETITARFQFIVPKWWNTKHRPVCVHLAGTGDHYFWRRRTLMARPMIKEACMASLLLENPYYGCRKPKDQLRSSLKNVSDLFVMGGALVLESAALLHWLEREGYGPLGMTGISMGGHMASLAVSNWPKPLPLIPCLSWSTASGVFTTGVLSKAVNWRELEKQYYSQSVYEEEIIQMLEYCGTDSFKMGQDFVKNSPSSVDSLSNLDLNSSMRSLDTRSKVLSSEGGRCLSTSNSTLSASAEGLLVQEASKMQYINQTFSTTSNSNKDITYEQKHLISGKNDTLQRESLRFMKGVMDECTHVANFSVPVDPTLIIVLQAKEDAYVPRTGVRSLQEIWPGCEIRYLEGGHVSAYLFKQGLFRQAIYDAFERFLQKYAL, encoded by the exons ATGGGTGTGAGCAAACTAGATGTTTTATACAGACGCCTTCTTCTCACTAAACTTTTCATTCAAGGATGGGGAAGACCAGAAGATCTGAAAAG GATATTTGAATTCAGAAAAATCATTGGAAACAGAGAAAAATGCCAAACTCTGGTTTCAAGGGACTATCCAGTGCATATTAACAAG GTTGAAGAACAATCAGATTGTAAGATCCTTAATGGACACTTTATTTCACCCTTGGCTCATTATGTTCCAGATATCATGCCAATGGAAACCATCACAGCAAG GTTTCAGTTTATAGTACCCAAGTGGTGGAACACCAAGCACAGACCTGTATGTGTTCATTTAGCAGGCACTGGAGACCAC TACTTTTGGAGACGGCGCACTTTAATGGCCCGGCCAATGATCAAAGAGGCTTGTATGGCTTCATTACTACTGGAGAACCCTTATTAT GGATGCAGAAAGCCTAAGGATCAGTT AAGGTCAAGTCTAAAAAATGTGTCTGATCTATTTGTGATGGGAGGCGCTCTTGTGCTAGAATCGGCAGCTCTTTTGCACTGGCTTGAGAGAGAAGGCTATGGACCCCTAGGAATGACTGGCATATCAATGGGAGGACAT ATGGCATCATTAGCAGTATCAAACTGGCCCAAACCATTGCCCCTAATTCCTTGTCTATCCTGGTCTACAGCTTCTGGTGTTTTTACTACG GGTGTACTAAGCAAAGCAGTGAACTGGAGGGAGCTAGAGAAACAGTATTATAGTCAGAGTGTTTATGAAGAAGAAATCATTCAGATGCTTGAATATTGTGGg ACAGATTCATTCAAGATGGGACAAGACTTTGTTAAAAATTCTCCAAGCAGTGTGGACAGCTTAAGCAACTTGGATCTGAATTCTAGTATGCGGAGCTTGGATACCAGAAGCAAAGTTCTATCTTCGGAAGGTGGCCGCTGCCTTAGCACTAGTAATAGTACTTTGAGTGCCTCAGCAGAAGGATTGTTAGTGCAAGAGGCATCAAAAATGCAGTACATAAACCAGACGTTTTCAACCACCAGCAATAGCAATAAGGACATTACCTATGAGCAGAAGCATCTGATAAGTGGGAAAAATGACACTTTACAAAGAGAATCTCTAAGGTTTATGAAAGGGGTGATGGATGAATGTACCCATGTAGCTAACTTTTCAG TTCCAGTTGATCCAACACTGATCATAGTTCTTCAAGCCAAGGAGGATGCTTATGTTCCAAGAACTGGAGTGCGTAGCCTTCAAGAAATATGGCCAGGATGTGAAATCAGATATTTAGAAGGCGGTCATGTTAGTGCATACCTCTTCAAGCAAGGATTGTTCAG GCAAGCCATATATGATGCATTTGAACGCTTTCTTCAGAAATATGCTTTATAG
- the ABHD18 gene encoding protein ABHD18 isoform X4: protein MPMETITARFQFIVPKWWNTKHRPVCVHLAGTGDHYFWRRRTLMARPMIKEACMASLLLENPYYGCRKPKDQLRSSLKNVSDLFVMGGALVLESAALLHWLEREGYGPLGMTGISMGGHMASLAVSNWPKPLPLIPCLSWSTASGVFTTGVLSKAVNWRELEKQYYSQSVYEEEIIQMLEYCGTDSFKMGQDFVKNSPSSVDSLSNLDLNSSMRSLDTRSKVLSSEGGRCLSTSNSTLSASAEGLLVQEASKMQYINQTFSTTSNSNKDITYEQKHLISGKNDTLQRESLRFMKGVMDECTHVANFSVPVDPTLIIVLQAKEDAYVPRTGVRSLQEIWPGCEIRYLEGGHVSAYLFKQGLFRQAIYDAFERFLQKYAL from the exons ATGCCAATGGAAACCATCACAGCAAG GTTTCAGTTTATAGTACCCAAGTGGTGGAACACCAAGCACAGACCTGTATGTGTTCATTTAGCAGGCACTGGAGACCAC TACTTTTGGAGACGGCGCACTTTAATGGCCCGGCCAATGATCAAAGAGGCTTGTATGGCTTCATTACTACTGGAGAACCCTTATTAT GGATGCAGAAAGCCTAAGGATCAGTT AAGGTCAAGTCTAAAAAATGTGTCTGATCTATTTGTGATGGGAGGCGCTCTTGTGCTAGAATCGGCAGCTCTTTTGCACTGGCTTGAGAGAGAAGGCTATGGACCCCTAGGAATGACTGGCATATCAATGGGAGGACAT ATGGCATCATTAGCAGTATCAAACTGGCCCAAACCATTGCCCCTAATTCCTTGTCTATCCTGGTCTACAGCTTCTGGTGTTTTTACTACG GGTGTACTAAGCAAAGCAGTGAACTGGAGGGAGCTAGAGAAACAGTATTATAGTCAGAGTGTTTATGAAGAAGAAATCATTCAGATGCTTGAATATTGTGGg ACAGATTCATTCAAGATGGGACAAGACTTTGTTAAAAATTCTCCAAGCAGTGTGGACAGCTTAAGCAACTTGGATCTGAATTCTAGTATGCGGAGCTTGGATACCAGAAGCAAAGTTCTATCTTCGGAAGGTGGCCGCTGCCTTAGCACTAGTAATAGTACTTTGAGTGCCTCAGCAGAAGGATTGTTAGTGCAAGAGGCATCAAAAATGCAGTACATAAACCAGACGTTTTCAACCACCAGCAATAGCAATAAGGACATTACCTATGAGCAGAAGCATCTGATAAGTGGGAAAAATGACACTTTACAAAGAGAATCTCTAAGGTTTATGAAAGGGGTGATGGATGAATGTACCCATGTAGCTAACTTTTCAG TTCCAGTTGATCCAACACTGATCATAGTTCTTCAAGCCAAGGAGGATGCTTATGTTCCAAGAACTGGAGTGCGTAGCCTTCAAGAAATATGGCCAGGATGTGAAATCAGATATTTAGAAGGCGGTCATGTTAGTGCATACCTCTTCAAGCAAGGATTGTTCAG GCAAGCCATATATGATGCATTTGAACGCTTTCTTCAGAAATATGCTTTATAG
- the ABHD18 gene encoding protein ABHD18 isoform X3, producing the protein MVATGEHQRCVLLMGVSKLDVLYRRLLLTKLFIQGWGRPEDLKRIFEFRKIIGNREKCQTLVSRDYPVHINKVEEQSDCKILNGHFISPLAHYVPDIMPMETITARFQFIVPKWWNTKHRPVCVHLAGTGDHYFWRRRTLMARPMIKEACMASLLLENPYYGCRKPKDQLRSSLKNVSDLFVMGGALVLESAALLHWLEREGYGPLGMTGISMGGHMASLAVSNWPKPLPLIPCLSWSTASGVFTTTDSFKMGQDFVKNSPSSVDSLSNLDLNSSMRSLDTRSKVLSSEGGRCLSTSNSTLSASAEGLLVQEASKMQYINQTFSTTSNSNKDITYEQKHLISGKNDTLQRESLRFMKGVMDECTHVANFSVPVDPTLIIVLQAKEDAYVPRTGVRSLQEIWPGCEIRYLEGGHVSAYLFKQGLFRQAIYDAFERFLQKYAL; encoded by the exons atggtggccaccggagagcatcaaag ATGTGTTTTGCTAATGGGTGTGAGCAAACTAGATGTTTTATACAGACGCCTTCTTCTCACTAAACTTTTCATTCAAGGATGGGGAAGACCAGAAGATCTGAAAAG GATATTTGAATTCAGAAAAATCATTGGAAACAGAGAAAAATGCCAAACTCTGGTTTCAAGGGACTATCCAGTGCATATTAACAAG GTTGAAGAACAATCAGATTGTAAGATCCTTAATGGACACTTTATTTCACCCTTGGCTCATTATGTTCCAGATATCATGCCAATGGAAACCATCACAGCAAG GTTTCAGTTTATAGTACCCAAGTGGTGGAACACCAAGCACAGACCTGTATGTGTTCATTTAGCAGGCACTGGAGACCAC TACTTTTGGAGACGGCGCACTTTAATGGCCCGGCCAATGATCAAAGAGGCTTGTATGGCTTCATTACTACTGGAGAACCCTTATTAT GGATGCAGAAAGCCTAAGGATCAGTT AAGGTCAAGTCTAAAAAATGTGTCTGATCTATTTGTGATGGGAGGCGCTCTTGTGCTAGAATCGGCAGCTCTTTTGCACTGGCTTGAGAGAGAAGGCTATGGACCCCTAGGAATGACTGGCATATCAATGGGAGGACAT ATGGCATCATTAGCAGTATCAAACTGGCCCAAACCATTGCCCCTAATTCCTTGTCTATCCTGGTCTACAGCTTCTGGTGTTTTTACTACG ACAGATTCATTCAAGATGGGACAAGACTTTGTTAAAAATTCTCCAAGCAGTGTGGACAGCTTAAGCAACTTGGATCTGAATTCTAGTATGCGGAGCTTGGATACCAGAAGCAAAGTTCTATCTTCGGAAGGTGGCCGCTGCCTTAGCACTAGTAATAGTACTTTGAGTGCCTCAGCAGAAGGATTGTTAGTGCAAGAGGCATCAAAAATGCAGTACATAAACCAGACGTTTTCAACCACCAGCAATAGCAATAAGGACATTACCTATGAGCAGAAGCATCTGATAAGTGGGAAAAATGACACTTTACAAAGAGAATCTCTAAGGTTTATGAAAGGGGTGATGGATGAATGTACCCATGTAGCTAACTTTTCAG TTCCAGTTGATCCAACACTGATCATAGTTCTTCAAGCCAAGGAGGATGCTTATGTTCCAAGAACTGGAGTGCGTAGCCTTCAAGAAATATGGCCAGGATGTGAAATCAGATATTTAGAAGGCGGTCATGTTAGTGCATACCTCTTCAAGCAAGGATTGTTCAG GCAAGCCATATATGATGCATTTGAACGCTTTCTTCAGAAATATGCTTTATAG
- the ABHD18 gene encoding protein ABHD18 isoform X1 — translation MVATGEHQRCVLLMGVSKLDVLYRRLLLTKLFIQGWGRPEDLKRIFEFRKIIGNREKCQTLVSRDYPVHINKVEEQSDCKILNGHFISPLAHYVPDIMPMETITARFQFIVPKWWNTKHRPVCVHLAGTGDHYFWRRRTLMARPMIKEACMASLLLENPYYGCRKPKDQLRSSLKNVSDLFVMGGALVLESAALLHWLEREGYGPLGMTGISMGGHMASLAVSNWPKPLPLIPCLSWSTASGVFTTGVLSKAVNWRELEKQYYSQSVYEEEIIQMLEYCGTDSFKMGQDFVKNSPSSVDSLSNLDLNSSMRSLDTRSKVLSSEGGRCLSTSNSTLSASAEGLLVQEASKMQYINQTFSTTSNSNKDITYEQKHLISGKNDTLQRESLRFMKGVMDECTHVANFSVPVDPTLIIVLQAKEDAYVPRTGVRSLQEIWPGCEIRYLEGGHVSAYLFKQGLFRQAIYDAFERFLQKYAL, via the exons atggtggccaccggagagcatcaaag ATGTGTTTTGCTAATGGGTGTGAGCAAACTAGATGTTTTATACAGACGCCTTCTTCTCACTAAACTTTTCATTCAAGGATGGGGAAGACCAGAAGATCTGAAAAG GATATTTGAATTCAGAAAAATCATTGGAAACAGAGAAAAATGCCAAACTCTGGTTTCAAGGGACTATCCAGTGCATATTAACAAG GTTGAAGAACAATCAGATTGTAAGATCCTTAATGGACACTTTATTTCACCCTTGGCTCATTATGTTCCAGATATCATGCCAATGGAAACCATCACAGCAAG GTTTCAGTTTATAGTACCCAAGTGGTGGAACACCAAGCACAGACCTGTATGTGTTCATTTAGCAGGCACTGGAGACCAC TACTTTTGGAGACGGCGCACTTTAATGGCCCGGCCAATGATCAAAGAGGCTTGTATGGCTTCATTACTACTGGAGAACCCTTATTAT GGATGCAGAAAGCCTAAGGATCAGTT AAGGTCAAGTCTAAAAAATGTGTCTGATCTATTTGTGATGGGAGGCGCTCTTGTGCTAGAATCGGCAGCTCTTTTGCACTGGCTTGAGAGAGAAGGCTATGGACCCCTAGGAATGACTGGCATATCAATGGGAGGACAT ATGGCATCATTAGCAGTATCAAACTGGCCCAAACCATTGCCCCTAATTCCTTGTCTATCCTGGTCTACAGCTTCTGGTGTTTTTACTACG GGTGTACTAAGCAAAGCAGTGAACTGGAGGGAGCTAGAGAAACAGTATTATAGTCAGAGTGTTTATGAAGAAGAAATCATTCAGATGCTTGAATATTGTGGg ACAGATTCATTCAAGATGGGACAAGACTTTGTTAAAAATTCTCCAAGCAGTGTGGACAGCTTAAGCAACTTGGATCTGAATTCTAGTATGCGGAGCTTGGATACCAGAAGCAAAGTTCTATCTTCGGAAGGTGGCCGCTGCCTTAGCACTAGTAATAGTACTTTGAGTGCCTCAGCAGAAGGATTGTTAGTGCAAGAGGCATCAAAAATGCAGTACATAAACCAGACGTTTTCAACCACCAGCAATAGCAATAAGGACATTACCTATGAGCAGAAGCATCTGATAAGTGGGAAAAATGACACTTTACAAAGAGAATCTCTAAGGTTTATGAAAGGGGTGATGGATGAATGTACCCATGTAGCTAACTTTTCAG TTCCAGTTGATCCAACACTGATCATAGTTCTTCAAGCCAAGGAGGATGCTTATGTTCCAAGAACTGGAGTGCGTAGCCTTCAAGAAATATGGCCAGGATGTGAAATCAGATATTTAGAAGGCGGTCATGTTAGTGCATACCTCTTCAAGCAAGGATTGTTCAG GCAAGCCATATATGATGCATTTGAACGCTTTCTTCAGAAATATGCTTTATAG
- the ABHD18 gene encoding protein ABHD18 isoform X5 translates to MGGALVLESAALLHWLEREGYGPLGMTGISMGGHMASLAVSNWPKPLPLIPCLSWSTASGVFTTGVLSKAVNWRELEKQYYSQSVYEEEIIQMLEYCGTDSFKMGQDFVKNSPSSVDSLSNLDLNSSMRSLDTRSKVLSSEGGRCLSTSNSTLSASAEGLLVQEASKMQYINQTFSTTSNSNKDITYEQKHLISGKNDTLQRESLRFMKGVMDECTHVANFSVPVDPTLIIVLQAKEDAYVPRTGVRSLQEIWPGCEIRYLEGGHVSAYLFKQGLFRQAIYDAFERFLQKYAL, encoded by the exons ATGGGAGGCGCTCTTGTGCTAGAATCGGCAGCTCTTTTGCACTGGCTTGAGAGAGAAGGCTATGGACCCCTAGGAATGACTGGCATATCAATGGGAGGACAT ATGGCATCATTAGCAGTATCAAACTGGCCCAAACCATTGCCCCTAATTCCTTGTCTATCCTGGTCTACAGCTTCTGGTGTTTTTACTACG GGTGTACTAAGCAAAGCAGTGAACTGGAGGGAGCTAGAGAAACAGTATTATAGTCAGAGTGTTTATGAAGAAGAAATCATTCAGATGCTTGAATATTGTGGg ACAGATTCATTCAAGATGGGACAAGACTTTGTTAAAAATTCTCCAAGCAGTGTGGACAGCTTAAGCAACTTGGATCTGAATTCTAGTATGCGGAGCTTGGATACCAGAAGCAAAGTTCTATCTTCGGAAGGTGGCCGCTGCCTTAGCACTAGTAATAGTACTTTGAGTGCCTCAGCAGAAGGATTGTTAGTGCAAGAGGCATCAAAAATGCAGTACATAAACCAGACGTTTTCAACCACCAGCAATAGCAATAAGGACATTACCTATGAGCAGAAGCATCTGATAAGTGGGAAAAATGACACTTTACAAAGAGAATCTCTAAGGTTTATGAAAGGGGTGATGGATGAATGTACCCATGTAGCTAACTTTTCAG TTCCAGTTGATCCAACACTGATCATAGTTCTTCAAGCCAAGGAGGATGCTTATGTTCCAAGAACTGGAGTGCGTAGCCTTCAAGAAATATGGCCAGGATGTGAAATCAGATATTTAGAAGGCGGTCATGTTAGTGCATACCTCTTCAAGCAAGGATTGTTCAG GCAAGCCATATATGATGCATTTGAACGCTTTCTTCAGAAATATGCTTTATAG
- the MFSD8 gene encoding major facilitator superfamily domain-containing protein 8 isoform X1, which produces MAVAHADPADGLEAPLLTPNSENGRSYDTMETLQHYNSRWRSIRIMYLTMFFSSVGFSIVIMSIWPYLQQVDKTADASFLGWIIAAYSIGQMIASPFFGAWSNYRPRREPLVVSTSISVAANCLYAYVHLPASNNKYYMLVARALVGFGAGNVAVVRSYVAGATSLTERTSAMANTSAFQAVGFILGPVFQTLFTLIGEKGITWKIIKLQVNMYTAPVLFGVLLGIINIVLIFAVFREHQVDDTGRPYRSINFEAEENAEAGEDSEGSVDLVAVVSANILFFVVLFIFAVFETIATPMTMDMYSWTRKQAVFINGLILGAIGIESVFAFLGVKILSKKTGERAILYGGLVIILIGFFILLPWGNKLPNIQWEEIKNNTLTTTAFTGSLTSFWRVQMQLPSDNSTEATGCPIVQSWCLHTPVIYLGQYITADILIGLGYPVCNVMSYTLYSKILGPRPQGIYMGWLTACGSGARILGPVFVSQLYTHLGPRWAFSLICGIVVLSLLLLEVVYKRLVAFSVRYGRLQEQSC; this is translated from the exons ATGGCGGTCGCTCATGCAGATCCTGCCGATGGTCTAGAAGCGCCTTTGTTGACCCCCAACAGTGAAAACGGCAG ATCATATGATACCATGGAAACCTTACAACATTATAATAGCCGGTGGAGATCCATCCGAATAATGTACCTTACAATGTTCTTCAGCAGTGTTG GCTTTTCAATAGTCATTATGTCAATCTGGCCCTATCTTCAACAG GTAGATAAAACTGCAGATGCAAGTTTCTTGGGATGGATTATTGCGGCCTATAGCATTGGTCAAATGATAGCTTCCCCCTTCTTTGGAGCGTGGTCCAATTACAGGCCAAGAAGAGAACCTCTTGTAGTTTCAACTAGTATTTCAGTAGCTGCTAACTGTCTCTATGCCTATGTCCATTTGCCTGCTTCAAACAACAAATACTACATGTTGGTTGCTCGAGCTCTGGTGGGGTTTGGTGCAG gaaatgtagCAGTAGTTCGATCCTATGTCGCTGGTGCTACCTCTCTTACAGAAAGAACTAGTGCCATGGCAAACACTAGTGCTTTCCAAGCAGTGGGATTCATACTGGGACCAG tttttcagaccCTCTTTACTCTAATTGGAGAAAAAGGAATCACATGGAAAATCATTAAGCTTCAGGTGAACATGTATACAGCCCCAGTTTTATTTGGAGTTCTTCTAGGAATTATTAACATTGTTCTGATATTTGCTGTGTTTAG AGAACATCAAGTGGATGATACAGGAAGACCATACAGAAGCATTAATTTTGAAGCAGAAG AAAATGCTGAGGCTGGTGAGGATAGTGAAGGAAGCGTTGATCTTGTGGCTGTTGTATCAGCAAACATTCTTTTCTTTGTTGTACTATTTATTTTTGCAGTCTTTGAAAC CATAGCTACACCAATGACAATGGATATGTACTCCTGGACCAGGAAACAAGCAGTGTTTATCAATGGACTTATCCTTGGAGCTATTGGCATTGAGTCAGTTTTTGCATTTTTAGGAGTAAAAATACTTTCCAAAAA GACCGGTGAACGTGCTATACTTTATGGCGGCCTAGTTATTATACTGATTGGATTCTTTATCTTATTACCGTGGGGAAATAAGTTACCGAATATCCAGTGGGAAG AGATAAAGAATAACACTCTTACAACAACAGCTTTTACTGGAAGCCTCACATCTTTCTGGAGAGTGCAAATGCAGCTTCCCTCAGATAATAGCACTGAAGCAACAGGATGTCCGATTGTACAGTCTTGGTGTCTGCATACTCCAGTGATCTACTTGGGCCAGTACATTACTGCAGACATTCTAATAGGACTGGGTTATCCAGTCTGCAATGTTATGTCGTATACTCTATATTCAAAAATCTTAGGGCCAAGGCCTCAG GGAATCTATATGGGCTGGCTAACTGCCTGTGGAAGTGGTGCACGTATTCTTGGCCCAGTATTTGTCAGCCAGCTCTACACACACTTGGGACCTCGCTGGGCATTCAGTCTAATATGTGGAattgttgttctctctctcttactcCTGGAAGTGGTATACAAGAGACTTGTAGCATTTTCTGTCCGATATGGGAGGCTCCAAGAGCAGAGCTGTTAG
- the MFSD8 gene encoding major facilitator superfamily domain-containing protein 8 isoform X2 has protein sequence MSIWPYLQQVDKTADASFLGWIIAAYSIGQMIASPFFGAWSNYRPRREPLVVSTSISVAANCLYAYVHLPASNNKYYMLVARALVGFGAGNVAVVRSYVAGATSLTERTSAMANTSAFQAVGFILGPVFQTLFTLIGEKGITWKIIKLQVNMYTAPVLFGVLLGIINIVLIFAVFREHQVDDTGRPYRSINFEAEENAEAGEDSEGSVDLVAVVSANILFFVVLFIFAVFETIATPMTMDMYSWTRKQAVFINGLILGAIGIESVFAFLGVKILSKKTGERAILYGGLVIILIGFFILLPWGNKLPNIQWEEIKNNTLTTTAFTGSLTSFWRVQMQLPSDNSTEATGCPIVQSWCLHTPVIYLGQYITADILIGLGYPVCNVMSYTLYSKILGPRPQGIYMGWLTACGSGARILGPVFVSQLYTHLGPRWAFSLICGIVVLSLLLLEVVYKRLVAFSVRYGRLQEQSC, from the exons ATGTCAATCTGGCCCTATCTTCAACAG GTAGATAAAACTGCAGATGCAAGTTTCTTGGGATGGATTATTGCGGCCTATAGCATTGGTCAAATGATAGCTTCCCCCTTCTTTGGAGCGTGGTCCAATTACAGGCCAAGAAGAGAACCTCTTGTAGTTTCAACTAGTATTTCAGTAGCTGCTAACTGTCTCTATGCCTATGTCCATTTGCCTGCTTCAAACAACAAATACTACATGTTGGTTGCTCGAGCTCTGGTGGGGTTTGGTGCAG gaaatgtagCAGTAGTTCGATCCTATGTCGCTGGTGCTACCTCTCTTACAGAAAGAACTAGTGCCATGGCAAACACTAGTGCTTTCCAAGCAGTGGGATTCATACTGGGACCAG tttttcagaccCTCTTTACTCTAATTGGAGAAAAAGGAATCACATGGAAAATCATTAAGCTTCAGGTGAACATGTATACAGCCCCAGTTTTATTTGGAGTTCTTCTAGGAATTATTAACATTGTTCTGATATTTGCTGTGTTTAG AGAACATCAAGTGGATGATACAGGAAGACCATACAGAAGCATTAATTTTGAAGCAGAAG AAAATGCTGAGGCTGGTGAGGATAGTGAAGGAAGCGTTGATCTTGTGGCTGTTGTATCAGCAAACATTCTTTTCTTTGTTGTACTATTTATTTTTGCAGTCTTTGAAAC CATAGCTACACCAATGACAATGGATATGTACTCCTGGACCAGGAAACAAGCAGTGTTTATCAATGGACTTATCCTTGGAGCTATTGGCATTGAGTCAGTTTTTGCATTTTTAGGAGTAAAAATACTTTCCAAAAA GACCGGTGAACGTGCTATACTTTATGGCGGCCTAGTTATTATACTGATTGGATTCTTTATCTTATTACCGTGGGGAAATAAGTTACCGAATATCCAGTGGGAAG AGATAAAGAATAACACTCTTACAACAACAGCTTTTACTGGAAGCCTCACATCTTTCTGGAGAGTGCAAATGCAGCTTCCCTCAGATAATAGCACTGAAGCAACAGGATGTCCGATTGTACAGTCTTGGTGTCTGCATACTCCAGTGATCTACTTGGGCCAGTACATTACTGCAGACATTCTAATAGGACTGGGTTATCCAGTCTGCAATGTTATGTCGTATACTCTATATTCAAAAATCTTAGGGCCAAGGCCTCAG GGAATCTATATGGGCTGGCTAACTGCCTGTGGAAGTGGTGCACGTATTCTTGGCCCAGTATTTGTCAGCCAGCTCTACACACACTTGGGACCTCGCTGGGCATTCAGTCTAATATGTGGAattgttgttctctctctcttactcCTGGAAGTGGTATACAAGAGACTTGTAGCATTTTCTGTCCGATATGGGAGGCTCCAAGAGCAGAGCTGTTAG